A window of Ictidomys tridecemlineatus isolate mIctTri1 chromosome 1, mIctTri1.hap1, whole genome shotgun sequence contains these coding sequences:
- the LOC101978389 gene encoding GTP-binding protein Rit1, producing MASGTRPVGGYPSNPAGVTREYKLVMLGAGGVGKSAMTMQFVSRQFPEDHDPTIEDGYKTRVRVDDEPVNLDIVDTTGQAEFTALRNRYLSAGEGFIICYSVTDRQSFDAVREFKELIDQVGHTNETPVVLVGNKSDLKQLRQVTKEEGLALAQEFSCPFFETSAAYRCYVDNVFHTLVQEIRRKEKEAELDVKKKSKPKSNIWKKIKSPFQKNKDSVA from the coding sequence ATGGCTTCTGGAACTCGCCCCGTTGGTGGCTACCCTAGCAACCCTGCAGGGGTCACTCGAGAGTACAAATTAGTGATGCTGGGTGCTGGTGGTGTGGGGAAGAGCGCCATGACCATGCAGTTCGTCAGCCGCCAGTTCCCAGAAGATCATGACCCCACCATTGAAGACGGCTATAAAACACGGGTTCGTGTTGATGACGAACCTGTCAATCTGGACATTGTGGATACAACGGGACAGGCAGAGTTTACAGCCCTGCGGAATCGCTACCTGAGTGCAGGAGAAGGATTTATCATCTGTTACTCTGTCACAGATCGCCAAAGTTTCGATGCAGTTCGGGAGTTTAAAGAGCTTATTGATCAAGTCGGACATACTAACGAAACACCTGTGGTTCTTGTCGGAAACAAGTCTGACCTAAAACAGCTAAGACAGGTCACCAAGGAAGAAGGGTTAGCTCTGGCCCAGGAATTCAGCTGTCCATTTTTTGAGACCTCTGCTGCATACCGCTGCTACGTTGACAATGTCTTCCATACACTTGTGCAGGAGATccgaaggaaagaaaaggaggcagagcTGGACGTAAAGAAAAAATCCAAACCCAAAAGCAATATATGGAAGAAGATAAAATCCCCTTTCCAGAAGAACAAAGATTCGGTAGCTTGA